In the genome of Spirochaetia bacterium, one region contains:
- a CDS encoding AraC family transcriptional regulator, with the protein MQETMEGWNTTIVESMGFSLCLGENRYGTMGQCWKLAPEVGEGFFWAYGEKDLFDIKIHDFYFNEDMLIENRIAGYLSIFYYDSISGEQLTPYRQMSPGCIQSLVGNDKPYRIRIHKKIPVRCIGIGISPVYYGNYMKDRYSKEYFDPHTAFAKLNQDEDFPELVFLLKQVENYRGEGIAAKMFYEGKVSEVVSLLIGRMERNSRQMSNRKIDEHDSKQIKVAVDYIDAHYAYDIPLKQLAGFACMGTTKFKVVFKNLYGCTVTNYIQRQRLHHAECLLTQNNLTVGQIAESVGYSTSSRLAKLFRQHTGLLPTEFRKMVKRN; encoded by the coding sequence ATGCAGGAAACAATGGAGGGTTGGAATACTACAATTGTTGAATCTATGGGTTTTTCTTTATGTTTAGGGGAAAATCGCTATGGAACAATGGGGCAATGCTGGAAATTAGCACCTGAGGTAGGGGAGGGATTTTTTTGGGCATATGGAGAAAAAGATCTGTTTGATATCAAAATCCATGATTTTTATTTCAATGAAGATATGCTGATTGAAAATAGGATAGCAGGGTATCTGAGTATATTTTATTATGATTCCATTTCAGGAGAACAACTTACGCCTTATAGGCAAATGAGTCCTGGATGTATTCAAAGCCTTGTCGGCAACGACAAACCATACAGAATTCGGATACATAAGAAAATCCCTGTCCGCTGTATCGGGATAGGAATTTCGCCGGTCTATTATGGGAACTACATGAAAGATCGTTATTCAAAAGAGTATTTTGATCCACATACTGCCTTTGCCAAGCTTAATCAAGATGAGGATTTTCCTGAACTGGTATTTTTGCTGAAGCAGGTTGAAAACTATAGGGGAGAGGGAATTGCTGCCAAGATGTTCTATGAGGGTAAGGTTTCAGAAGTCGTTTCCTTGTTAATCGGACGAATGGAACGCAACTCTCGACAAATGAGCAATAGAAAAATCGATGAACATGATAGTAAGCAGATAAAGGTAGCAGTCGATTATATTGATGCTCACTATGCCTATGATATTCCTTTGAAACAGCTGGCTGGATTTGCCTGCATGGGTACTACAAAGTTCAAAGTAGTATTCAAAAATCTATATGGATGCACGGTGACAAACTATATTCAGCGACAGCGGTTACATCATGCAGAATGTCTTTTGACACAAAACAATCTGACCGTAGGTCAAATTGCGGAAAGTGTCGGTTATTCAACTTCCAGCCGATTGGCAAAACTGTTTCGGCAACATACAGGTCTCTTGCCGACAGAGTTCCGAAAAATGGTCAAAAGAAACTAG
- a CDS encoding MBL fold metallo-hydrolase, giving the protein MEIIPIRLSVTNCFLVKAGNQYVLVDSGYEEDRDLFKERLKEVGISLSQVSYMILTHHHDDHCGLLHYILQENSSIRIVMSKPCKDLIAKGENDQSHGGGLLNKRVAWLLRRKQFYLSVILRKKVDKAKNLKFTPYITRDCDILVDGDMQLQEIGIPLQGKIIATPGHTVDSISVLFDDGSCLAGDTAAHMLSFAGTKNCVIFICNIDEYYKSWQKIIADGAKTIYPAHGKPFPVSKLKKNMGKYTGKKLVQLH; this is encoded by the coding sequence ATGGAAATAATTCCGATCAGACTAAGTGTTACAAATTGTTTTCTGGTAAAAGCAGGTAACCAATACGTACTTGTGGACAGCGGTTATGAAGAAGATCGGGACCTCTTCAAGGAACGGTTGAAAGAAGTAGGAATATCCCTTTCTCAAGTTTCCTATATGATCCTGACGCATCATCATGACGACCATTGCGGGCTGTTGCATTACATTCTTCAGGAAAACAGTTCCATCCGTATCGTCATGTCAAAACCATGCAAGGATCTCATTGCAAAAGGAGAAAATGACCAATCCCATGGAGGCGGCTTGCTCAACAAGCGGGTTGCATGGCTTCTCAGACGCAAACAGTTCTATCTTTCAGTCATCTTGAGAAAAAAAGTCGACAAGGCAAAGAATCTGAAATTTACGCCATACATTACCAGGGACTGTGATATCCTTGTCGATGGCGATATGCAGTTACAGGAAATAGGGATTCCTTTACAAGGAAAGATCATTGCTACGCCAGGTCATACCGTAGATTCAATTTCAGTCCTGTTCGATGACGGCAGTTGTTTGGCAGGAGATACCGCTGCACATATGCTTTCCTTTGCAGGTACAAAGAACTGTGTGATTTTCATCTGTAACATAGATGAATATTACAAAAGCTGGCAAAAAATCATTGCAGATGGAGCGAAAACAATCTACCCAGCACATGGCAAGCCGTTTCCCGTCAGCAAACTCAAGAAGAATATGGGAAAATATACAGGGAAAAAGCTGGTTCAACTACATTGA